TTTTGCGGGTGGGCTTCGCCTTCGGCATCGGGGCGGCAGCGGCGGGCGCCGCCTTCCCCTCCAGCAACGGCGCCAGATACCGGCCCGTATAGCTGCGCGGTTCCTTCACCACATCCTCGGGCACGCCGGTCGCCACGATCTCGCCGCCCTTGTCGCCGCCTTCGGGGCCGAGATCGATGATCCAGTCGGCGGTCTTGATGACCTCGAGGTTATGCTCGATCACGACGACCGTATTGCCCTGCTCGACGAGCGCGTGGAGCACCTCCAGCAGCTTGCGGACGTCCTCGAAATGGAGGCCGGTGGTGGGTTCGTCGAGGATGTAGAGCGTGTTGCCGGTGGCGCGGCGCGACAGCTCCTTGGCGAGCTTCACGCGCTGGGCCTCGCCGCCCGAGAGCGTCGTCGCCTGCTGGCCGACCTTCACATAGCCGAGGCCCACTTCGGCGAGCATCGCCATCTTGTCGCGAATGCCGGGCACGGCCTTGAAGAATTCCACCGCATCCTCGACCGTCATGTCCAGCACGTCGGCGATGCTCTTGTCGCGGAACTTCACCTCCAGCGTCTCGCGATTGTAGCGCGCGCCGTGGCAGACGTCGCACGTCACATAGACGTCCGGCAGGAAGTGCATCTCGATCTTGAGGACGCCGTCACCCTGGCACGCCTCGCACCGCCCGCCCTTCACGTTGAACGAGAAGCGGCCGGGCTTGTAGCCGCGCGCCTGGCTTTCGGGGAGGCCCGCGAACCAGTCGCGGATCTGGGTGAAGGCGCCGGTATAGGTGGCCGGGTTCGAGCGCGGGGTGCGGCCGATCGGCGACTGATCGATGTCGATCACCTTGTCGAGATGCTGGAGTCCCTCGATCTTCTCGTGATGACCGGCGAGCATGCGCGCGCCGTTCAGCTGGCGCGCGGCCGAGGCATAGAGCGTGTCGAGCGTGAAGGTCGACTTGCCCGAGCCCGAGACGCCGGTGATGCAGGTGAAGGTGCCGAGCGGGATGCTGGCCGTCACGTCCTTCAGATTGTTGGCGCGCGCCCCCTTCACGGTGAGCTTCTTGCCGGAGCCCTTGCGGCGTTTCGCGGGCACATCGACCATGCGGCGGCCGGAGAGATATTGGCCAGTGAGGCTGTCCGGATGATCGAGGATATCCTGCAGCGTGCCCTCGGCGATGATCGTGCCGCCGTGGACGCCCGCGCCGGGGCCCATATCGATGACGTGGTCCGCCGTGCGGATCGCATCCTCGTCATGTTCGACGACGATCACGGTATTGCCGAGATCGCGCAGGCGCTTGAGCGTGACGATCAGGCGGTCGTTGTCGCGCTGGTGCAGGCCGATCGAAGGCTCGTCCAGCACATAGAGGACGCCGGACAGGCCCGAGCCGATCTGGCTGGCGAGGCGGATGCGCTGGCTCTCGCCGCCGGAGAGAGTGCCCGATGTGCGATCGAGATTCAGATAATCGAGGCCGACATTGTCGAGGAAGCCGAGGCGCTCGACGATCTCCTTCAGGATCGGCGTCGCGATCTGGGTCTGCTGCTCGTTCAGATGCTCGGGCATCGTGCGGAAGAAAGCCAGCGCGGGGCCGACGGCGCGGCGAGTGGACATCGAGATGTCCTCGCCCGCGATCTTCACCGCGCGCGCCTCGGGCTTGAGACGGGCGCCGTCGCACACCTCGCAGGGCTTGGACGACTGATATTTGGCCAGCTCCTCGCGCATCCACGCGCTCTCGGTGGCGGTCATGCGGCGCTCGAGATTGCCGATCACGCCCTCGAACGCCTTGTTGACGGTGTAGCTCTTGCGGCCGTCGACGAAGGTGAGCGGGATTGCCTTGCCCTTGGTGCCGTTCAGGATCGCCTCGCGGTCTTCCTCCGGCAGTTCGTTCCAGGGCGTCTCCAGCTTGAAACCGTAGGCCTTGGCGAGGCTGCCCAGCACCTGCATGTAATAGGGGCTGGGCGGGTTGGACTTGGCCCAGGGCACGACCGCGCCCTGCTTGATCGAGAGCGTCTCGTTGGGGACGACGAGTTGCGGATCGAAATAGAGCTTCTCGCCGAGGCCGTCGCAGGCCGGGCAGGCGCCCTGCGGCGCGTTGAACGAGAAGAGGCGAGGCTCGATCTCGGAAATGGTGAAGCCCGAGACAGGACAGGCGAACTTTTCGGAGAAGGTGATGCGTTCGGAGACACCCTGCGGCAGAGCGAGCGCCTTGATGCCCTTCTTGATGCCTTCGCTGGCGGCGGTGGCGTTGGCGTCCGTGTCGCCCACCAGATCGGCATAAGCGAGGCCCTCTGCCAGCTTCAGCGCGGTCTCGAAGCTCTGGGCGAGGCGCGTCTCGATGCCGGCGCGCACGACGAGGCGATCGACGATGATGTCGACATCATGCTTGTACTTCTTGTCGAGCGCGGGGGCTTCGTCGATCTCGCTCGTCTCGCCGTCGATGCGGACGCGGGTGAAACCCTCCTTCTGCCACTGGAGCAGTTCCTTCTTGAACTCGCCCTTGCGGCCGCGCACGACGGGAGCGACGAGCAGGAAGCGCGTGCCCTCGGGCAGCTGCATCACGCGATCGACCATCTGCGACACGGTCTGCGCGGAGATGGGCAGGCCGGTGACGGGCGAATAGGGGATGCCGACGCGCGCCCACAGCAGGCGCATATAATCGTAAATCTCGGTGACGGTGGCGACGGTCGAGCGCGGGTTGCGCGACGTCGTCTTCTGCTCGATCGAGATGGCGGGGCTGAGGCCCTCGATATGCTCGACATCGGGCTTCTGCATCAGCTCCAGAAACTGGCGCGCATAGGCCGAGAGCGACTCCACGTAGCGGCGCTGGCCCTCGGCATAGATGGTGTCGAAGGCGAGGCTGGATTTGCCCGAGCCGGACAGGCCGGTGATCACCGTCAGCGTCTCGCGCGGGATATCGACATCCACGCCCTTGAGATTGTGCTCGCGCGCGCCGCGCACCTTGATGTGGGTGAGACTCATAGCGAGTGTTCTATATCCGTTCCGGATGGGAGGCTAGATGGGATGTAGGAAGCGTGGCGGCGGACCGCCACCTCGCGCCTGCCGGGACATCCTGATCCGAAACGGGTAAGGTTCCCGGCGCGCGCCCGGAAACCGCCCCTAGGCTTGGCATCACCTTCGGGGGAGGGGTGATGTCGAAGCTGTTTTACGGGGACAATCTGGAGGTGCTGCGCGCGCATATCGCGGACGCCTCGGTCGATCTGGTCTATCTCGATCCGCCGTTCAACTCGAACGCGAGCTACAATATTCTGTTCAAGGCGCCGAACGGGGCGGGCGCGGATGCGAGCATCGAGGCGTTCGACGATACCTGGGCGTGGGGGCCGGCGGCGAGCGCGGCGCTGATGGACATCACCGAAAGCGGCAACCACCGCCTCCATGTGCTGATGCAGGCGATGCGGACGGCGATCGGCGAGAATGCGATGATGGCCTATCTGGCGATGATGGCGGTGCGTCTGGTGGAACTGCACCGCGTGCTGAAGCCGACGGGAAGCCTGTATCTCCACTGCGATCCCACCGCGAGCCATTATCTGAAGCTGGTGCTGGATGCGGTGTTCGGGGCGGAGAATTACCGGAACGAGATCACGTGGAAACGAACGACGACGCACAGCGACAGCAAGACCTGGAGCAAGGTCAGCGACGTCATCTTATTCTACACCAAGTCACGCCAATTCATCTGGAATACGCCGCGCGAGGCGCATGGAGACGACTATGTCTCCACCAAATACCGGCTGGACGACGAGGATGGCCGCGGTCGTTACCGGCTGGACAATATGACGAGTCCCAGTCCGCGGCCGAACATGATGTACGAATGGATCGGTTTTCCCTTTCCGCCGATGGGATGGCGCTACAAGCGCGAGACGATGCAGCGACTCCACGATGAAGGACGTATACGCTATCCTCTGAAATCGGACGGAACGCCGGACCTGTCGCGCCGTCCCCAACTGAAACGGTATCTGGAGGAAATGGAGGGCGGCGTCGTGGGCTCCGTATGGACCGACATCCCGCCGATCAATTCGCAGGCGCAGGAGCGCCTCGGCTATCCTACGCAGAAACCGATCGTGCTGCTCGAGCGCATCATCGCCGCCTCCTCCAATCCCGGCGATGTCGTGCTGGATCCTTTTTGCGGGTGCGGGACGGCGGTCGATGCGGCGCAGAAGCTTGGGCGGCGCTGGATCGGGATCGATGTCACGCATCTCGCGATCGGACTGATCGAGAAGCGCCTTCGTGCGGGCTATGGCGACCATCTCCGCTTCGAGACGATCGGCTCCCCGCGCGATCTCGCCTCGGCGCAGCGGCTGGCGGAGGATGACCCGCACCAGTTTCAGGCGTGGATCACGCTGCGGCTGGGCGGCTATCCGTGGATGGGCGGGCGCAAGGGCGGCGACAAGGGTGTCGATGGCTATTTCTATTATGTCGGCATGAACGGAGCGACCGAGACGGGCGTGATCTCGGTGAAGGCCGGTCACAACGTCAATCCGGCAATGGTGCGCGATCTGGGGCGCGTGATGCAGCGCGACGGCCACCGGCTCGGCCTGTTCGTCTGCGCGGCGCTGCCGACCAGGGGCATGATCGAGGAGGCCAACAGCCACGGCCTGATCGAGACCGAATTCGGCCGCTATCCCGCGCTGCAGATCTTCACGCTGGCCGAGCTGTTTCAGGACCGGCACCCACGCCTGCCGCCCCTCGTCAGCCCCCACCGCCGGGCGCCGCGCGTGGAGACGCGCGTCAGCCATCAGGCGGGCGCACAGGCAAGCCTGATCTGAGGTTTGCGGTTTAAACTGCCATCGGTGCGTTGACACGAATCAGCAGCCTGCCTATGTCGCCCGCCGCTGACACTGCCCTGTCGTCTAAAGGTAAGACCACGGACTCTGACTCCGTTAATTGAGGTTCGAATCCTCACGGGGCATCCAGCATTCTCCTCTGTTCATCGCCGGTGCCGCATGGTGCGAGGATTGCGCGGCGAGCCGAAGGGCGCGTGCCATCGGCGCGCCTAACGGATGGGATCAGCGCCGCGTCAACCGGTGAGCGATCCCGTCGGCCCGATCCTCTAATCTGCCGCCGTCCTTAGGCCTCCGCCCCCTCATCCGTTCGCGCGCGCCGCCTCATCCCGCCTTCGGCGCCGATCTCTTCGTCACGGCTTTGGCGAAGGTGATTTCGCCCGTCGCGGATACCGTGAAGCGATAGGCTTCGTTCATGAAGCGTTTGCCCGAGTGCGTGAAGGTCAGCACGCGTTCGCCATCGGTGCGGACGTGGGCGATGCCGAAATTGGTGCGCTCGAACGCGAAGATGCGGCGGGCCGGAGTCTTCGGATCCTGGACATAGCCCAGAGTCTTGAAGAAGGCGGCCAACTCCGTGCAGAAGATCACGGCGGGCGTGGTTCTCGCGGCCTTGCCAAGGGCTGCCATCAGCGTCGCGCGAGGGTGGATATATTCCTTGGCCTCGCTCTCGTCGCCCGACGAGATGAGCGAGACGACCGCGCCGATCTCCTTCAGGAATTCCATGTCGAAATCGGCCGAGCCATGGTGCGGCGCCTTCAGGATCTCCGAGCTCAGAGCGGCCGCCGGCATCGCCTCGCGCAGGCGCTGGCTCGCCTCCTGATTCATGTCGCCGGTGAAGAAGAAGCGAACATTGCCGTAGCGCAGCCGGAAATTGATCGAATGGCCGTTGATCGTGTGCGAGGCGGACAGCGAGCCGCGGCTGCCCGGCGCGATCGTGCCCAGCATCAGTTCGGCATCGTCGGGCGGGCTGCGCAGAAAGCGCAACGCGGGCCCGCCCGCCACGTCGTCCACGATCGGGCCGAGCAGTTCGACCGCGATATTCTCGTCCGCCAGAAAATCGAACGCGCCGGTCGAAAGATGATCGAGCCGGCGCCGTTCGATCGGCGCTCCCGTCGCGCGCTGCGTGCGCGGTTCCCAGGCGGCAAGCGTCTGAACCCATGTTTCGAACTTGCTGTTGCGCTCGGTGGCGGGAAGGCTGGCGGGATCGTCCACGAGCGCGGTGATGAAGGTTTCCGTGCCCACCTTGGTGGTGGCGCCGAACATGTCCTTGTCGGCGCGATCATGGCCGTCGGGCGCCTTGCCGGGGCGCTTCACGAGCCCGTTATGATAGACGCGGCGCGGCGCGACGAAGATGCGCTTGGCCGGCCGGCTGTCCGTTTCGGATTTGCGGAGTTCGGTCAGTCCCTCGAAATGATCCGCGTCGCCATGTGTGATCAGCATCAGATCCACGATCAGGGGGTCGGCATCGCTGGTGCCGGGAAAGCGGGCATTGGCGTGGCGCGCGAACAGCTGGTTGTCGCCGCCATCGATGAACATCACCTTCCCGTCCGGCGTCTCGAGGATCAGCCCGTCGCCCTGCTGGACATCGACCATCGAGAGGCGGAGCAGGCCGGTGTCGCGGAATTGGGTTTCCGCCTTCACCGTGCCGCGTGCGATCACACCGCGCGCGCCGTGGACGGCGATCTTCAATGTCGTGCCGCGATCCTCCAGGATCTCGACCTTGTCTCCCCAGTAGAATTGGTCCTCGCCGCCGTTCTCCAGCCGCATGTTGACGATGTCGTCGTCGATATATTTGAACATGACGCCCCCTCTCCCCCCTGAAAGATCGAATCACGTTCCACGAACGTTACATCCTGCCGTTCCATTATTGTGAAAAATGCGGCCGGACCTGTTCGGTCGTGACAAAACGGGCGGGGATGTCGATCCGCAGGCGCTCCGGACCGCGCCGATCGCGCCTCTTGTGCGATGCAGCGTGGGCCGTCATCGTGCGGACATGTCGAAACTCTCCGCTTTTGCCGCTGCCCTTCTTTCCGTCACGGCCGTGACGGCACTCGCGGCTACCCCGCCCACCGACCCGGCAATGGCGCGCGCGCTGAAGATCATGGCGACGACGCCGATGATCGACGGGCACAATGACTGGGCGGAGAGCCTGCGTGGGCGCGACGGCGAGAAGCGTTGGACGATGCCCCTCGACAGCCTGCCCGCCTACATGACGGACATCACGCGGCTGCGGCAGGGGCGCGTGGGCGGGCAATTCTGGTCGGTCTATGTGCCGGCCAATCTGCCCGAGCAGGAGCAGGTGATCGAGACGCTGGAGCAGATCGATCTCGTGCGCGATATCGTCGCGCGCTATCCGGGCACGTTCGAGCTGGCGACCACCGCCGCCGACGTGCGCCGCATCCACAAGGCCGGGCGGATCGCCTCGATGATGGGCGTGGAGGGCGGCGGCCAGATCGACCAGCGCTTCGCCGTGCTGCGCGCCTATCGGGCGCTGGGCGCGTCCTATCTGACGCTGACGCATGCGGTGACGATCGACTGGGCGGACAGCGCCACGGATGATCCCAAGCATGGCGGGCTCACCCCCTTCGGCAAGGCGGTGGTGCATGAGCTGAACCGGCTGGGCATGCTGGTGGACCTGAGCCATGTCGCCGAAAGCGTGATGAAGGATGCGCTGGCCGTCTCGAAGGCGCCGGTGATCTTCTCGCATTCGAGCGCGAAGGGCGTGGACGATCATCCGCGCGACGTGTCCGACGAGGTGCTGAAGCTGGTCGCGAAGAATGGGGGCGTCGTGATGGTGACGTTCGCGCCGGCTTATGTGTCGCACGATTATCGCGTGTGGGGATCGGAGCGCGCGGCCGAGAAGACGCGGCTCAACGCGCCGCCCTTCGGGGGCATGTTCATCGGCGAGCCGGACAAGGCGGCGGCGGCGCTGGCGGAATGGGACAAGGCGCATCCGCGACCGGAGGTGACGCTGGCGATGGTGGCCGATCATATCGATCATGTGGCGAAGGTGGCGGGGGTCGACCATGTCGGCGTGGGCTCCGACTTCGATGGCGTGAGCGATCTGCCGACGGGGCTGAAGGATGTCGCCGCCTATCCGGCGCTGCTGGCCGAACTGATCCGGCGCGGCTGGAGCGACGCCGATGTGGCGAAGGTGGCGGGTGGCAACGTGCTGCGCGTGATGGAAGGCGCCGAGAAGGTGGCGGCGGGGATGAAAAGCGAGCTGCCCGCGACGGGCACGCTGGCGGCGCTGGACGGTGCGAAGTAGACGGGCTCGCGTCGATCAGATGATCCCGGAACGGACGGCGATGACCGCCGCATGCACCTTGTTCTTCGCCTCCAGCTTGCGGACGGCATTGGACAGGTGAAATTCGACCGTGCGCTGGCTGATCGCCACGATTCTTGATGTTTCCCAGGCGGTCTTGCCGATACTGACCCACCGCAGGCACTCGATCTCACGCGTGCTGAGGTTGGGGTCGGCGTCGGGCGGAGCCTCCTGAAGCTCCGGAAGGTTCTCTTCTTCCGCCAGTGGCGTGGTGCCGAACTGGCGCAACTCGGTCGTATCCGTGACGCATCCCAGAGCGCGGCGATGCTGACGGGAGTCGATGATCAGCGAAGCGATCGAGCGCCACCAGCGCACCTGCCCGTCCGCCCGGACCACGCGGAAATCGATATGATATCGCTCGTCGGCCTCGACCATCGCGTTGATGCCGGCGAGATCCAGCGCGGTTGCCTGATGGCGATCGGCGGGGAGAACATAGACGCTGAACTCGGCGATCGATCGAATCGATCCGGGCGGAACCCCCAGCAAATGGCACCATGTGGCATCGCACTCCAGCACGTCCGCATCGATGTCATAATCCCACAACCCGATGCCAAGATCCTCGAAGTGGGACGTCAACCTCGCCAAATCGATGTCCATCGAATTCCTTTCCAATAGACGATAGTTATCATCCTAAATAATTTTTATTGTTTTCTATGTTGAATGATCAATGAATAAACTGAAAGACAAGATACGAAAATTGTTGCAATGCAGTAACGAAAAAAACGCGAACGAGCGCGAATTGGTTCCCTCGTAAATTTACGAGTTTAACAATGATTTGCAGTTGTCGCATAGGAGTGCGGTGTCGTTCACGCCATGTGAGAAGAATACATGATCTTCCGGCAAATGGGGCAGCTATAGTGACGTATCGGGACGTCCTTACGATGTCTGGGAGTGATCTGATCGCGCTTTACGGCGTAAAGGCCGAACAGATGATTATAGATCTTCTGATAATGGCACTCAAAAGCGGCGAGGATGAAGCGAACGGGATCGAGCAGAAGCTTCTGCAGGTCCAGCGTGAGGTGTGGAGAAGGGGCAGGAGGATGTCATGAGCAGACCTCTGGTTCGATCGGCGAAGCATTGCGAAGATATGCGCGACGATCCGGTCGCATTCCTCCTGTCGCGGCAGGCGCGGGGAGATGTGATCAAC
This DNA window, taken from Sphingomonas sp. AP4-R1, encodes the following:
- the uvrA gene encoding excinuclease ABC subunit UvrA; protein product: MSLTHIKVRGAREHNLKGVDVDIPRETLTVITGLSGSGKSSLAFDTIYAEGQRRYVESLSAYARQFLELMQKPDVEHIEGLSPAISIEQKTTSRNPRSTVATVTEIYDYMRLLWARVGIPYSPVTGLPISAQTVSQMVDRVMQLPEGTRFLLVAPVVRGRKGEFKKELLQWQKEGFTRVRIDGETSEIDEAPALDKKYKHDVDIIVDRLVVRAGIETRLAQSFETALKLAEGLAYADLVGDTDANATAASEGIKKGIKALALPQGVSERITFSEKFACPVSGFTISEIEPRLFSFNAPQGACPACDGLGEKLYFDPQLVVPNETLSIKQGAVVPWAKSNPPSPYYMQVLGSLAKAYGFKLETPWNELPEEDREAILNGTKGKAIPLTFVDGRKSYTVNKAFEGVIGNLERRMTATESAWMREELAKYQSSKPCEVCDGARLKPEARAVKIAGEDISMSTRRAVGPALAFFRTMPEHLNEQQTQIATPILKEIVERLGFLDNVGLDYLNLDRTSGTLSGGESQRIRLASQIGSGLSGVLYVLDEPSIGLHQRDNDRLIVTLKRLRDLGNTVIVVEHDEDAIRTADHVIDMGPGAGVHGGTIIAEGTLQDILDHPDSLTGQYLSGRRMVDVPAKRRKGSGKKLTVKGARANNLKDVTASIPLGTFTCITGVSGSGKSTFTLDTLYASAARQLNGARMLAGHHEKIEGLQHLDKVIDIDQSPIGRTPRSNPATYTGAFTQIRDWFAGLPESQARGYKPGRFSFNVKGGRCEACQGDGVLKIEMHFLPDVYVTCDVCHGARYNRETLEVKFRDKSIADVLDMTVEDAVEFFKAVPGIRDKMAMLAEVGLGYVKVGQQATTLSGGEAQRVKLAKELSRRATGNTLYILDEPTTGLHFEDVRKLLEVLHALVEQGNTVVVIEHNLEVIKTADWIIDLGPEGGDKGGEIVATGVPEDVVKEPRSYTGRYLAPLLEGKAAPAAAAPMPKAKPTRKSKALAAE
- a CDS encoding helix-turn-helix transcriptional regulator, which produces MDIDLARLTSHFEDLGIGLWDYDIDADVLECDATWCHLLGVPPGSIRSIAEFSVYVLPADRHQATALDLAGINAMVEADERYHIDFRVVRADGQVRWWRSIASLIIDSRQHRRALGCVTDTTELRQFGTTPLAEEENLPELQEAPPDADPNLSTREIECLRWVSIGKTAWETSRIVAISQRTVEFHLSNAVRKLEAKNKVHAAVIAVRSGII
- a CDS encoding DNA methyltransferase, giving the protein MSKLFYGDNLEVLRAHIADASVDLVYLDPPFNSNASYNILFKAPNGAGADASIEAFDDTWAWGPAASAALMDITESGNHRLHVLMQAMRTAIGENAMMAYLAMMAVRLVELHRVLKPTGSLYLHCDPTASHYLKLVLDAVFGAENYRNEITWKRTTTHSDSKTWSKVSDVILFYTKSRQFIWNTPREAHGDDYVSTKYRLDDEDGRGRYRLDNMTSPSPRPNMMYEWIGFPFPPMGWRYKRETMQRLHDEGRIRYPLKSDGTPDLSRRPQLKRYLEEMEGGVVGSVWTDIPPINSQAQERLGYPTQKPIVLLERIIAASSNPGDVVLDPFCGCGTAVDAAQKLGRRWIGIDVTHLAIGLIEKRLRAGYGDHLRFETIGSPRDLASAQRLAEDDPHQFQAWITLRLGGYPWMGGRKGGDKGVDGYFYYVGMNGATETGVISVKAGHNVNPAMVRDLGRVMQRDGHRLGLFVCAALPTRGMIEEANSHGLIETEFGRYPALQIFTLAELFQDRHPRLPPLVSPHRRAPRVETRVSHQAGAQASLI
- a CDS encoding dipeptidase, which gives rise to MSKLSAFAAALLSVTAVTALAATPPTDPAMARALKIMATTPMIDGHNDWAESLRGRDGEKRWTMPLDSLPAYMTDITRLRQGRVGGQFWSVYVPANLPEQEQVIETLEQIDLVRDIVARYPGTFELATTAADVRRIHKAGRIASMMGVEGGGQIDQRFAVLRAYRALGASYLTLTHAVTIDWADSATDDPKHGGLTPFGKAVVHELNRLGMLVDLSHVAESVMKDALAVSKAPVIFSHSSAKGVDDHPRDVSDEVLKLVAKNGGVVMVTFAPAYVSHDYRVWGSERAAEKTRLNAPPFGGMFIGEPDKAAAALAEWDKAHPRPEVTLAMVADHIDHVAKVAGVDHVGVGSDFDGVSDLPTGLKDVAAYPALLAELIRRGWSDADVAKVAGGNVLRVMEGAEKVAAGMKSELPATGTLAALDGAK
- a CDS encoding ComEC/Rec2 family competence protein gives rise to the protein MFKYIDDDIVNMRLENGGEDQFYWGDKVEILEDRGTTLKIAVHGARGVIARGTVKAETQFRDTGLLRLSMVDVQQGDGLILETPDGKVMFIDGGDNQLFARHANARFPGTSDADPLIVDLMLITHGDADHFEGLTELRKSETDSRPAKRIFVAPRRVYHNGLVKRPGKAPDGHDRADKDMFGATTKVGTETFITALVDDPASLPATERNSKFETWVQTLAAWEPRTQRATGAPIERRRLDHLSTGAFDFLADENIAVELLGPIVDDVAGGPALRFLRSPPDDAELMLGTIAPGSRGSLSASHTINGHSINFRLRYGNVRFFFTGDMNQEASQRLREAMPAAALSSEILKAPHHGSADFDMEFLKEIGAVVSLISSGDESEAKEYIHPRATLMAALGKAARTTPAVIFCTELAAFFKTLGYVQDPKTPARRIFAFERTNFGIAHVRTDGERVLTFTHSGKRFMNEAYRFTVSATGEITFAKAVTKRSAPKAG